One part of the Persephonella sp. genome encodes these proteins:
- a CDS encoding undecaprenyl-diphosphate phosphatase — protein sequence MGILESIILGIVEGLTEFLPISSTGHLILVSHIMGIQQTAAHKTFEVAIQLGSILAVVFLYRNRIFNDIDLWKKLIVAFIPTGILGFLLYKIIKSLFSPYVVAFMLILGGVIFILIEKFYTKKEHNIKSLEEIPYLKAFFIGVFQSLAMIPGTSRSGATIIGGLLLGFDRKTAAEFSFLLAVPTMFVATGYDIFKNYKEFQPENWITLITGFITAFIFAVISIKFLLGFIKKHTFIPFGIYRIIVGILFFLIFL from the coding sequence TTGGGAATATTAGAATCAATAATTCTTGGGATAGTTGAAGGGTTAACAGAGTTTCTTCCTATCTCATCAACAGGGCATCTTATCCTTGTATCCCATATTATGGGAATACAGCAGACAGCAGCCCACAAAACATTTGAGGTTGCAATCCAGCTTGGTTCTATCCTTGCTGTTGTTTTCTTATATAGAAACAGGATTTTTAATGATATTGATCTGTGGAAAAAGCTTATAGTTGCTTTTATACCAACAGGAATTTTAGGTTTCTTACTTTATAAGATAATAAAATCTCTTTTTAGTCCTTATGTGGTTGCATTTATGCTGATTTTAGGAGGTGTGATATTTATACTGATTGAAAAGTTTTATACAAAAAAAGAGCACAATATAAAAAGTCTGGAAGAAATCCCATATCTGAAAGCTTTCTTTATTGGTGTGTTCCAATCTCTGGCAATGATACCGGGAACATCAAGATCCGGGGCAACTATCATAGGTGGTCTTCTGCTTGGCTTTGACAGGAAAACAGCCGCGGAGTTTTCCTTTTTACTTGCAGTGCCAACCATGTTTGTCGCAACAGGATACGATATATTTAAAAACTACAAAGAGTTCCAGCCTGAAAACTGGATAACACTAATCACAGGATTTATCACAGCATTTATATTTGCGGTTATATCCATAAAATTCCTGCTTGGTTTTATTAAAAAACATACCTTCATTCCCTTTGGAATTTATAGAATAATTGTAGGAATACTGTTTTTCTTAATATTTTTATAA
- a CDS encoding AI-2E family transporter, with protein sequence MDKFLISLASAVVIIAGLKAAQDIVVQFLLALFFAIMFLPIFKFFVSKKIPKWLALIFVLFINLIFVYILALTIITSVNEMRENFGEYQQKLNWYISEGSKILEKFGIPVPHNITFDFLNPNLILQFLSNSLLSFGNILANAMFIIILAVFILLESDLFAQKLKIISRGRDTKPLVDEFFESVIQYMKIKTVTSGLTGILAWVFLFFLGVDFALLWGVLAFLLNFIPTIGSIIAAVPPITIALIDGGIGYAVAVSIWYLSINMIIGNILEPKFMGKGVGLSPLVVLLSLVFWGWVLGAVGMFLSIPLTIIAKMAFELREETRWIAVLMDNEVRS encoded by the coding sequence ATGGACAAATTTCTTATATCCCTTGCTTCAGCCGTTGTTATAATCGCAGGATTAAAGGCTGCTCAGGATATAGTTGTTCAGTTTCTTTTAGCTCTTTTCTTTGCCATCATGTTCCTTCCAATATTCAAATTTTTTGTGTCAAAAAAGATCCCAAAATGGCTTGCTCTGATCTTTGTTCTTTTTATAAATCTGATTTTTGTTTACATACTTGCCTTAACAATCATCACATCTGTAAACGAGATGAGGGAAAACTTCGGGGAATATCAGCAAAAGCTTAACTGGTACATAAGTGAGGGTAGTAAAATACTGGAAAAGTTTGGTATCCCTGTGCCCCATAACATAACATTTGATTTTCTAAACCCTAACCTTATCCTCCAGTTTTTATCAAACTCCCTTTTAAGCTTTGGAAATATCCTTGCAAATGCGATGTTTATAATAATACTAGCTGTTTTTATTCTCCTTGAAAGCGATCTGTTTGCACAGAAACTGAAGATAATATCCAGAGGAAGGGATACAAAACCGCTTGTGGACGAATTTTTTGAAAGTGTTATACAGTATATGAAGATAAAAACTGTTACCTCAGGACTTACGGGAATACTGGCATGGGTTTTTCTGTTTTTCCTTGGAGTTGATTTTGCTCTGCTTTGGGGAGTTCTTGCATTTCTACTTAATTTTATACCAACGATAGGATCAATAATTGCCGCCGTTCCCCCTATAACGATAGCTTTGATAGATGGGGGTATTGGATACGCTGTTGCTGTATCTATCTGGTATCTTTCAATAAATATGATTATAGGAAATATACTTGAGCCGAAATTTATGGGTAAAGGTGTTGGGCTTTCTCCTCTTGTTGTGCTTCTTTCTCTTGTGTTCTGGGGATGGGTTCTGGGCGCTGTGGGAATGTTTCTGTCTATTCCTCTCACAATAATAGCAAAAATGGCTTTTGAGCTGAGGGAAGAAACAAGATGGATAGCTGTTTTGATGGACAATGAGGTAAGATCATAA
- a CDS encoding phosphoribosyltransferase family protein, with translation MIKKEYVEYCSGCGSKIKNCQICLKKRVFYRLQIFKNNDRYITDLIFHFKIKGYKNLSTVISEKIQDDLIDFVKKENIEIITYVPLDKTTLKKRGFNHLEEILKKIFPTYLIWEVVEKVKKTELQMDLSRDQRLKNLKGAFRSKNIDIKGKKVLIFDDIMTTGSTMKEVCSVVKKGKPDRVYGYVIAR, from the coding sequence ATGATAAAAAAGGAGTATGTTGAATACTGCTCAGGTTGTGGAAGTAAGATAAAGAACTGTCAAATCTGCTTAAAAAAAAGAGTTTTCTACAGGTTACAGATTTTTAAGAATAACGACAGATATATAACAGACCTTATTTTCCATTTTAAGATCAAAGGTTATAAAAACCTTTCTACTGTTATATCAGAGAAGATACAGGACGACCTGATAGATTTTGTTAAAAAAGAAAATATAGAGATAATCACTTATGTTCCCCTTGACAAAACAACATTAAAAAAAAGAGGTTTTAACCATCTTGAGGAAATTCTTAAGAAAATATTTCCTACATATTTGATCTGGGAGGTTGTTGAAAAGGTAAAAAAAACCGAGCTTCAGATGGATCTCAGCAGGGATCAGAGATTAAAAAACCTAAAAGGAGCATTTCGTTCGAAGAATATTGATATAAAAGGCAAGAAAGTTCTTATATTTGACGACATAATGACTACAGGTTCAACTATGAAAGAGGTATGCAGTGTAGTAAAGAAGGGCAAACCAGACAGAGTTTATGGTTATGTAATAGCAAGATAG
- the thiD gene encoding bifunctional hydroxymethylpyrimidine kinase/phosphomethylpyrimidine kinase: MVHTALTVAGSDNSGGAGIQADLKVFSAFGVYGMSAVTSITVQNSLGVISSSPVPSQLVYEQIRAVVEDIGADAVKIGMLQTEENVIAVYQAVVDFGIKNIVVDTVVKSKNGKFLLDESAVDTFVKKIIPVSDILTPNIDEAELITGIEIKSIDDMKKTAVEISKMGVDTVIVKGGHLPRGKKVVDVVYHEGEFLLMEYPYVETKNTHGTGCTFSSAITACLSKGMDRIKAIRIARAYVQGAIENSLSLGKGRGSLNHFWTVI; the protein is encoded by the coding sequence ATGGTTCACACAGCTTTAACTGTAGCAGGTTCTGACAACAGCGGTGGTGCAGGCATACAGGCTGATCTTAAGGTTTTTTCAGCCTTTGGTGTATACGGAATGAGCGCCGTAACATCAATAACTGTCCAAAACAGCTTAGGTGTTATATCGTCCAGTCCTGTCCCTTCTCAGCTTGTGTATGAACAGATAAGGGCTGTCGTGGAAGATATAGGGGCAGATGCTGTCAAAATAGGAATGCTTCAGACAGAGGAGAATGTAATTGCTGTTTATCAGGCTGTTGTTGATTTTGGTATAAAGAATATAGTTGTTGATACGGTAGTAAAATCAAAAAATGGTAAGTTTTTGCTTGATGAGTCTGCTGTTGATACTTTTGTAAAGAAGATAATTCCTGTTTCAGACATACTGACGCCAAACATTGATGAGGCTGAGCTGATAACAGGAATAGAGATAAAAAGTATTGATGATATGAAAAAAACTGCCGTAGAAATATCAAAAATGGGGGTAGATACTGTTATTGTAAAAGGAGGGCACCTTCCACGGGGAAAGAAAGTTGTTGATGTTGTTTACCATGAGGGAGAGTTTTTGCTGATGGAGTATCCCTATGTGGAAACAAAAAATACCCACGGAACAGGATGCACATTTTCGTCTGCGATAACAGCCTGTCTCTCAAAAGGAATGGATCGGATAAAGGCTATCAGAATTGCAAGGGCTTATGTTCAGGGAGCGATAGAAAACTCTCTAAGCTTAGGTAAAGGAAGGGGAAGTTTAAACCATTTCTGGACTGTGATATGA
- a CDS encoding BamA/TamA family outer membrane protein, producing MVRVFLLIFLLFLTALSEENDIEIISNYPLPKNNIKEIYHKTKDINLIIDYLKKTGDFEKIYYKDGKLFLKRKLRLKKITVTGNRSFWKREILAITGLVEGYPVDTRILHNIYTRLKKFYMDNGFPFVDVYIDAKVDLKGEADLILKINEGKKTRIGKVIIHSSKKIKKDLYDKIIKASGIKKGDLFRLSEITNSVDKIQTFLQEENYFDSFVNLISFIPSGKNVDVVIFIDFGKEYRLHFTGNKTFSKKQLEKLLTLKENGFNYYQLVESTQNIENFYKDNGFLDVVVIPNFAEDYKNMKTDIFFTIFEGKRYIIKEIVVESDLNMLKEKLEKLKGSYFKEKQIKEILQKKSEELYSKGFLNVSYSIDKKINKKEKTVALSVKFFKGQKFILRSVNVNKIKIEYPGDLPEDYIPEKILSFLNSVKKKLKDEGYFDGDAYLDASFTRVKGYIYADINIKVKTGKRYKNGLTFIYGTRHLNPEVISRNITKKEFFTKEDFDNELDYLYYSSLFDSVNPYLEIDKKNKKVNKLYILHEDKRGSFQGILGYSSEQKLKISTAVRLKNLFSYGFELSGYIERTDLGFFYKLTAGNRMLPKRTAAELSFLRSYQYHNIYELENKGFEIMISKKPNKWVKQILSVYYMDNSLKNQNVYPKNNFQTLKLRLSFIDNHRKPEVNPKKGYFLSGLIEKEFKDIDFYKVYATGRYYKSFLFFTFTQKLSLGYIFKKIEKLPPSERFFLGGMSSLRGFGYEAVSGRYKEGGNSSILLNSEIRYPLFPSYNLFGFSFIDAGNVYESFSQLKKLKMRKTAGTGIYLPTPVGSFIFDVAFKLDRKKEESLYRFEFSINTLF from the coding sequence ATGGTAAGAGTATTTCTTTTAATATTTCTTTTATTTTTAACAGCTTTATCTGAAGAAAATGATATAGAGATCATATCAAACTACCCTCTGCCAAAAAATAATATTAAAGAGATTTATCACAAAACGAAAGATATAAACCTCATTATAGATTATTTAAAGAAAACAGGAGACTTTGAGAAAATATATTACAAAGATGGGAAACTTTTTCTAAAAAGAAAATTAAGGTTAAAAAAAATAACCGTTACAGGAAACAGATCTTTCTGGAAAAGAGAAATACTGGCTATCACAGGACTTGTTGAAGGCTATCCTGTGGACACAAGAATACTCCACAACATTTATACAAGACTGAAAAAGTTTTACATGGATAACGGATTTCCTTTCGTTGATGTTTATATTGATGCGAAAGTTGATCTAAAAGGGGAAGCAGATTTAATTTTAAAAATTAATGAAGGAAAAAAAACCCGAATTGGAAAAGTAATAATCCATTCCTCAAAAAAAATAAAAAAAGACCTTTACGATAAAATCATTAAGGCTTCAGGTATAAAAAAAGGAGACCTGTTTAGACTGTCTGAGATAACAAACTCAGTAGACAAAATCCAAACTTTTTTACAGGAGGAGAACTACTTTGATTCTTTTGTAAATCTGATCAGCTTTATACCTTCAGGGAAAAATGTAGATGTAGTAATATTTATTGATTTTGGGAAAGAATACAGACTACACTTTACAGGCAACAAAACATTTTCCAAAAAACAGTTAGAAAAACTGCTCACGCTAAAAGAAAACGGATTTAACTATTACCAACTTGTAGAATCAACCCAGAATATTGAAAACTTTTATAAGGATAATGGCTTTCTTGATGTTGTTGTTATTCCAAACTTTGCAGAAGATTATAAAAATATGAAAACAGACATTTTTTTCACAATATTTGAAGGAAAAAGATACATTATAAAAGAGATTGTTGTTGAGTCTGATCTAAATATGCTGAAAGAGAAACTGGAAAAATTAAAAGGAAGCTATTTTAAAGAAAAACAGATCAAAGAAATTCTTCAGAAAAAATCAGAAGAATTATACTCAAAAGGCTTTTTAAACGTTTCTTACTCCATTGACAAAAAAATTAACAAAAAAGAAAAAACTGTAGCCCTCAGTGTAAAGTTCTTTAAAGGACAAAAATTTATCCTCAGATCAGTTAATGTAAATAAAATTAAGATAGAATATCCGGGGGATCTACCTGAAGATTACATTCCAGAAAAGATCCTGTCATTTTTAAACTCTGTTAAGAAAAAACTTAAAGATGAGGGTTATTTTGATGGTGATGCTTATCTTGACGCCAGTTTTACCAGAGTAAAAGGATACATATATGCAGATATTAATATAAAAGTAAAAACAGGGAAAAGATACAAAAATGGATTGACATTCATATACGGAACACGGCATCTTAATCCTGAAGTTATAAGCAGAAACATAACAAAAAAAGAATTTTTTACAAAAGAGGATTTTGATAATGAGCTTGACTACCTTTATTATTCTTCCCTGTTTGATTCTGTAAACCCATACCTTGAGATAGACAAAAAAAATAAAAAAGTAAATAAACTATACATACTGCATGAAGACAAGAGGGGATCCTTTCAGGGAATATTAGGCTACAGTAGTGAACAAAAACTGAAAATATCAACAGCTGTAAGACTGAAAAACCTGTTTAGTTATGGTTTTGAGCTATCAGGCTATATAGAAAGGACAGATCTGGGCTTTTTCTACAAACTGACAGCAGGAAATAGAATGCTTCCTAAAAGAACAGCTGCTGAACTTTCATTTTTAAGATCATACCAGTATCACAATATATACGAACTGGAAAACAAAGGATTTGAGATAATGATATCAAAAAAACCAAACAAATGGGTGAAACAGATCCTTTCAGTTTATTATATGGACAATAGTCTGAAAAACCAGAATGTATACCCAAAAAATAACTTTCAGACACTAAAACTTAGATTATCGTTTATAGATAACCACAGGAAACCTGAAGTAAACCCCAAAAAAGGATATTTTTTGTCTGGCTTAATTGAAAAAGAGTTTAAAGATATAGACTTTTACAAGGTATATGCCACAGGAAGATACTACAAGTCATTCTTATTCTTTACTTTTACACAGAAGCTCAGTTTAGGCTACATTTTCAAAAAAATTGAAAAGCTCCCACCTTCAGAAAGGTTTTTCTTAGGTGGAATGTCAAGTCTCAGAGGTTTTGGTTATGAGGCTGTTTCCGGAAGATACAAAGAAGGGGGAAACTCATCTATTCTTTTAAATTCAGAAATAAGATATCCGCTATTTCCTTCTTACAACCTGTTTGGATTTTCATTTATTGATGCTGGAAATGTTTATGAAAGTTTCTCCCAGCTTAAAAAACTTAAGATGAGGAAAACAGCAGGAACGGGGATTTATCTTCCAACTCCTGTAGGTTCTTTCATTTTTGATGTAGCCTTTAAACTGGATAGAAAAAAAGAGGAAAGCCTTTACAGATTTGAATTTAGTATTAACACATTATTTTGA
- a CDS encoding twin-arginine translocase TatA/TatE family subunit, which yields MFGIGFSELILIFVVALLVLGPKRLPEVAKTLGRFYRDIKSTVDEVKEVIVEEPTKSHTPPVENKLSEIEELEDELDREIKKEKKAEAKEPKREKISFKKGEKVDGAEPEKS from the coding sequence ATGTTTGGAATAGGGTTTTCAGAGCTTATTTTAATATTTGTAGTTGCCCTTTTGGTTTTAGGTCCCAAAAGGCTTCCTGAAGTTGCAAAAACCTTAGGAAGGTTTTACAGGGATATTAAATCAACAGTTGATGAGGTAAAAGAGGTAATTGTTGAAGAACCTACAAAATCTCACACACCTCCTGTGGAAAACAAACTTTCAGAAATTGAAGAGTTAGAAGATGAGCTTGACAGGGAAATTAAAAAAGAGAAAAAAGCTGAAGCCAAAGAGCCAAAAAGAGAAAAAATATCCTTCAAAAAGGGAGAAAAAGTAGATGGAGCAGAACCAGAAAAGTCCTGA
- the tatC gene encoding twin-arginine translocase subunit TatC: MEQNQKSPEEYEAPITEHLSELRIRLFRSLVAIIIAMIGAFTQVDFFFDIFKEPLNKVFPDLKLVALTPTESFFTAFKISFLVGFVIASPYVFYQIWKFIEPALYEEEKKLVVPFVFFTTVFFVSGTLFAFFGVLPLAIRFLLTFGYTQLDVEAMISVSSYISFVIRLLLAFGITFELPVILSLLSRLGLITPETLVKGRPFFVVGAFVLAALLTPPDVVSQVFLAMPLIVFYEISIIMAKILYPRSEKGKASNR, encoded by the coding sequence ATGGAGCAGAACCAGAAAAGTCCTGAAGAGTATGAAGCTCCGATTACAGAACACCTATCAGAACTGAGAATAAGACTGTTCAGAAGTCTTGTTGCGATAATAATAGCGATGATCGGGGCTTTTACTCAGGTGGATTTTTTCTTTGATATATTCAAAGAACCTCTAAACAAAGTATTTCCCGATTTAAAACTTGTGGCTTTAACTCCGACAGAATCCTTTTTCACAGCATTTAAGATCTCATTCCTTGTTGGTTTTGTGATAGCTTCCCCTTACGTTTTTTACCAGATATGGAAATTTATAGAACCTGCCCTTTATGAAGAGGAAAAAAAGCTTGTTGTTCCATTTGTTTTTTTCACAACTGTTTTCTTTGTATCAGGAACCCTTTTTGCATTTTTCGGTGTTCTCCCGCTGGCAATAAGGTTTCTTCTTACATTTGGTTATACACAGCTTGATGTTGAGGCGATGATATCTGTTAGTTCTTATATATCTTTTGTTATTAGACTTCTTCTTGCCTTTGGAATAACATTTGAACTTCCTGTTATCCTTTCCCTTCTGTCAAGACTTGGGCTTATAACACCTGAAACACTGGTAAAAGGAAGACCGTTTTTTGTAGTTGGAGCTTTTGTTTTAGCCGCTTTATTAACGCCTCCTGACGTGGTTAGTCAGGTTTTTTTAGCCATGCCTCTTATAGTTTTTTATGAGATATCCATAATAATGGCAAAAATCCTGTATCCAAGGAGTGAGAAAGGAAAAGCCTCTAACAGATAG
- a CDS encoding diguanylate cyclase, with translation MESNKKNGYELPLIIIDKDYNITDINQKAEEIYGNIKGNKCYRALNNYQSPCYEETSFVCPINVINQSGNSQYTGLYTFNRIPSEYVLVTAKKNGDLYVQKHRILSRNNFDIPDFKKILDFLAEGIVILNEKGKIKFINKKFMEIFSITEDPDLFLDKDISYLKNQMPEGIREMFSKSDGIKSDEEYPVHYNNSYLIVKKTNLEGKYTLWSFLERKETDLSDEIFRVLLETTPVGIFLQCSGRFMYVNPTLASILETFPGNLIGSSIYNFVHPEDRKTVEMIAKKREKGERSTEKYVIRVITEKNKIKWVEITSETIIFRGKNCGIGSVVDITERKKLEENLRRLATVDQLTGIYNRYSFEKFLEKEIERAERYGENFALIMFDIDNFKQINDIYGHQVGDKVLEEVVNVVKNHIRKSDIFARWGGEEFMILVPIKEKSDAYKIAEKIRKNIQNFNFDKIDRLTVSLGISFYKNGDSMKSMIRRADTALYEAKRTGKNKTVVAD, from the coding sequence ATGGAATCCAATAAAAAAAACGGGTATGAACTGCCTTTAATTATTATAGATAAAGACTACAACATAACAGATATAAATCAAAAGGCAGAAGAAATATACGGGAATATAAAAGGAAATAAATGCTACAGAGCATTAAATAATTACCAATCCCCCTGCTATGAGGAGACATCTTTTGTCTGTCCCATTAATGTAATAAATCAATCTGGAAACTCCCAGTATACAGGACTTTATACATTTAACAGAATTCCCTCAGAGTATGTCCTTGTAACAGCCAAGAAAAATGGAGATCTGTATGTCCAGAAGCACAGAATTCTTTCAAGAAACAATTTTGATATCCCAGACTTTAAGAAAATACTTGATTTTCTCGCTGAAGGAATTGTGATTTTGAATGAGAAAGGGAAAATAAAATTTATAAACAAAAAGTTTATGGAGATATTTTCTATTACAGAAGACCCTGATCTATTTCTGGACAAAGATATATCTTATCTAAAAAACCAGATGCCTGAAGGGATTAGAGAGATGTTCAGCAAATCTGACGGAATTAAATCAGATGAAGAGTATCCAGTCCATTACAACAACAGTTACCTTATAGTCAAAAAAACTAACCTTGAGGGAAAATACACCCTCTGGAGCTTTTTAGAGAGAAAAGAAACCGACCTGAGTGATGAAATTTTTAGAGTTCTGCTTGAGACCACCCCTGTAGGTATTTTTCTGCAGTGCAGCGGAAGATTTATGTATGTTAATCCAACTCTTGCATCAATCCTTGAAACCTTTCCCGGAAATCTTATAGGTTCAAGCATTTACAATTTTGTTCATCCTGAAGATAGAAAAACGGTGGAGATGATAGCTAAAAAAAGAGAAAAAGGGGAAAGATCAACAGAAAAATATGTAATCAGAGTAATAACAGAAAAAAATAAAATTAAATGGGTAGAGATAACGTCAGAAACGATAATTTTCAGAGGAAAAAACTGCGGAATAGGAAGCGTAGTTGACATCACAGAAAGAAAAAAGCTTGAAGAAAACCTCAGAAGGCTTGCAACAGTAGATCAGCTAACAGGAATATACAATAGATACTCATTTGAAAAATTCCTTGAAAAAGAGATAGAAAGGGCAGAAAGGTATGGCGAAAATTTTGCCCTTATCATGTTTGATATTGATAATTTTAAACAGATAAACGATATTTATGGACATCAGGTAGGAGACAAAGTTCTTGAAGAGGTTGTTAATGTTGTAAAAAACCATATAAGAAAATCTGATATTTTCGCAAGATGGGGCGGGGAAGAATTCATGATACTCGTTCCAATAAAGGAAAAATCAGATGCTTACAAGATAGCAGAAAAGATAAGGAAAAACATACAGAATTTTAATTTTGATAAAATAGACAGATTAACTGTCAGCCTTGGTATATCCTTTTATAAAAATGGAGACAGTATGAAATCAATGATAAGAAGGGCTGACACGGCACTTTATGAAGCAAAAAGAACAGGAAAGAACAAAACAGTGGTGGCAGATTAG
- a CDS encoding flavin reductase family protein — protein sequence MDINFKDLDPKQIYKIMTSVIVPRPIAWISTVSTDGINNLAPFSYFAGISSDPPLIAVSIGSKSPGEKKDTWKNIEETGEFVINMVTKELLQQMNITSLPFEKEVDEFEKAGLTPAPSLSVKPPRVKESPVNIECRRYQIIEIGKMGLILGEILTVHIRDDILNEKGYADTTKLEIIGRLGGANYCLITAENTFELKRPDKE from the coding sequence ATGGATATAAATTTCAAGGATTTAGATCCAAAACAGATATACAAGATAATGACAAGCGTTATAGTTCCAAGACCCATAGCATGGATCTCCACTGTAAGCACAGATGGGATAAACAATCTTGCCCCTTTTAGCTATTTTGCAGGTATTTCAAGCGATCCTCCTCTAATAGCCGTATCTATCGGTTCAAAGTCACCAGGTGAGAAAAAAGACACATGGAAGAATATTGAGGAAACAGGAGAATTTGTTATAAACATGGTTACAAAAGAGCTTCTACAACAGATGAATATAACATCTCTTCCTTTTGAAAAAGAAGTAGACGAGTTTGAAAAAGCAGGTCTTACTCCTGCTCCGTCTTTATCTGTCAAACCTCCAAGGGTAAAAGAATCTCCTGTTAATATTGAGTGCAGAAGATACCAGATCATTGAAATTGGGAAAATGGGTCTTATCTTAGGGGAGATTTTAACGGTTCACATTAGAGATGATATACTAAATGAAAAAGGCTACGCAGACACCACAAAACTTGAGATAATTGGAAGATTGGGAGGAGCAAACTACTGTCTTATAACAGCCGAAAACACATTTGAACTTAAAAGGCCGGACAAGGAGTAA
- a CDS encoding Fur family transcriptional regulator gives MNKRRALKEFKQVIKSSGLKYTPQREKIFRVILSTKGHFEIEQLVHKIRSKNIDVSRATVYRTLDILKKLGYVNEVIKFKNKTIYEVALKEHHDHLICRKCGKIIEFHSEEIEKIQNKICKTYQFKPEFHRLEIFGLCKTCQK, from the coding sequence ATGAACAAAAGAAGGGCTTTAAAAGAATTTAAACAGGTAATAAAAAGTTCAGGGTTAAAATACACCCCCCAGAGAGAAAAAATTTTCAGGGTCATACTCTCAACAAAAGGTCATTTTGAGATAGAACAGTTAGTCCACAAAATAAGATCAAAAAATATAGATGTTTCAAGGGCAACCGTTTACAGAACACTTGATATACTAAAAAAATTAGGATATGTAAATGAGGTAATAAAATTCAAAAATAAAACAATTTATGAAGTTGCCCTTAAAGAACACCACGACCACCTGATATGTAGAAAATGCGGAAAGATAATAGAGTTCCACTCAGAAGAGATAGAAAAAATCCAAAATAAGATCTGCAAAACCTACCAGTTTAAACCTGAGTTCCACAGGCTTGAGATATTTGGACTGTGCAAAACCTGTCAGAAATGA
- a CDS encoding molybdenum cofactor guanylyltransferase has protein sequence MKISAVLLAGGQSKRMGRDKAFLQLNGKTFLRIIAEKLSRYCDQIIVSGNKEKELYLSQLRGIKSQIDFVKDKNPFTGPLNGIVSCRKKIKNEIVFISTCDTPLLNEEIIPYLSGKIDVYDAVIPIVNNKEQFLNTVYKKSALDRGERLYTEGVRSLYKWVNHLKILKISEKEIKYIDKHIYSYWSINRPEDYERIKNLWKEKNV, from the coding sequence ATGAAAATATCTGCTGTTCTTCTTGCAGGTGGTCAAAGCAAAAGAATGGGGAGAGATAAAGCCTTTCTCCAGCTTAACGGAAAAACCTTTCTCAGGATAATAGCCGAAAAACTTTCCAGATATTGTGATCAGATAATAGTATCCGGCAACAAAGAAAAAGAATTATATCTGTCTCAGCTTAGAGGTATAAAATCCCAGATAGATTTTGTAAAAGATAAAAATCCTTTTACAGGTCCCCTGAACGGCATTGTAAGCTGTAGAAAAAAGATAAAAAACGAGATAGTTTTTATCAGCACATGCGACACACCATTACTGAATGAAGAAATTATCCCTTATTTATCCGGTAAAATTGATGTATACGATGCTGTTATTCCAATTGTAAACAACAAAGAGCAGTTTTTAAACACAGTTTATAAAAAATCTGCCCTTGATCGGGGAGAGAGATTATACACTGAAGGAGTAAGATCCCTTTACAAATGGGTAAATCATTTAAAAATCTTAAAAATTTCCGAAAAAGAAATTAAATATATAGATAAACATATTTATTCTTATTGGAGCATAAACAGACCGGAGGACTATGAGAGGATCAAAAATTTATGGAAAGAAAAAAATGTATAA